The proteins below are encoded in one region of Bacteroidales bacterium:
- a CDS encoding glycosyltransferase family 2 protein, which yields MIKNKVITVVLPAYNAEQTLERTYNEIPFDIVDNVVLVDDCSKDNTIEVANKIGIKHIIKHEKNRGYGGNQKTCYNKALELNSDIVIMLHPDYQYDPALIHSMAYLIANDAYPVVFGSRILGGGALRGGMPIYKYIANRMLTLFQNIMLNQKLSEYHTGYRAFSANVLQSIDYEKLSDDFIFDNQMIAQVFNAGFEIAEITCPTKYFKEASSINLSRSIKYGLGVIGVSFKYFFHKTGIKKCSYLKKK from the coding sequence ATGATAAAGAATAAAGTAATTACTGTTGTTTTACCAGCTTATAACGCAGAGCAAACACTCGAAAGAACATATAACGAAATTCCATTTGATATTGTCGATAATGTCGTATTGGTCGATGATTGCAGTAAAGATAATACGATTGAAGTAGCCAACAAAATAGGGATTAAACACATTATTAAACACGAAAAAAACAGAGGATACGGCGGAAATCAAAAAACCTGTTACAATAAGGCATTAGAACTAAATTCAGATATTGTAATAATGCTTCACCCTGATTATCAGTACGATCCTGCATTAATTCATTCAATGGCATATTTGATAGCTAATGATGCTTACCCGGTTGTTTTTGGTTCTCGAATATTGGGTGGAGGAGCATTACGTGGAGGCATGCCAATATATAAATATATAGCTAACAGAATGTTAACCCTGTTTCAAAATATAATGCTAAATCAAAAACTTTCAGAATATCATACAGGTTACAGAGCTTTTTCGGCTAATGTTTTACAGTCAATAGATTATGAAAAGCTGTCAGATGACTTTATTTTCGACAACCAAATGATAGCACAAGTTTTCAATGCAGGGTTTGAAATAGCTGAAATAACTTGCCCTACAAAATACTTTAAGGAAGCCTCATCAATTAATCTTAGTCGTAGTATAAAATATGGGTTGGGAGTAATTGGAGTTTCTTTCAAATACTTTTTTCATAAAACAGGAATTAAAAAGTGCTCCTATTTGAAGAAAAAGTGA
- the truA gene encoding tRNA pseudouridine(38-40) synthase TruA — protein sequence MRYFIKIAFCGTNYFGWQKQLDAVTVQEVLSERISKLLRSETDIVGAGRTDTGVHALVYYAHFDTVEKIEDCENMVYRLNKMLPNDIVVYDIFSVDSNAHARYDAISRTYHYYIDTQKNPFTEKFMSYRYQPTDFDLMNEAAMYLLQVSDFSSFCKTGSDNKTTICKVTEAQWHQINSSQYFFRITADRFLRNMVRAIVGTLFDVGEKKISLDEFYSIINKRDRCEAGESVEAKGLFLADVRYPFIKGKDGISINHEPLIFI from the coding sequence ATGCGATATTTTATAAAAATTGCTTTCTGCGGAACTAACTATTTCGGGTGGCAAAAACAGCTAGATGCAGTGACTGTACAGGAGGTTCTTAGTGAACGGATATCGAAACTGTTACGCTCTGAAACCGATATTGTGGGCGCCGGCAGAACGGACACGGGTGTACACGCATTGGTGTATTACGCTCATTTCGACACTGTTGAAAAAATCGAGGATTGTGAAAATATGGTTTACAGACTAAACAAAATGTTGCCAAACGATATTGTTGTTTATGATATTTTTAGTGTCGATAGCAATGCGCACGCCCGATACGATGCGATTTCGAGAACTTATCACTACTACATTGATACGCAAAAAAATCCGTTTACCGAGAAATTTATGAGCTATCGCTATCAGCCAACCGATTTTGATTTGATGAACGAGGCTGCAATGTATCTGCTACAGGTCTCAGATTTTAGCAGTTTTTGTAAAACGGGAAGTGATAATAAAACCACTATCTGTAAGGTTACCGAAGCGCAATGGCATCAAATAAACAGCTCGCAATACTTTTTTAGAATTACCGCCGACCGCTTTTTAAGGAATATGGTCAGGGCGATTGTAGGGACACTGTTTGACGTTGGAGAGAAGAAAATCAGTTTGGACGAGTTCTATTCAATTATAAATAAGCGCGATAGATGCGAAGCGGGGGAATCTGTTGAGGCTAAGGGGTTGTTTTTGGCAGATGTTAGGTATCCGTTTATTAAGGGAAAAGACGGTATATCAATTAATCACGAACCCTTAATTTTTATATAA
- a CDS encoding agmatinase family protein, translating into MNKNSFNPHDTGIKNGNYFGFPNNPDSCDVLLISVPWDVTVSYRHGTSLGPESIIEASVQLDFFDYEIKNAWETSIASLPISNEIKKQNSELRKLAEEIIQKLELGEPLDEKLINNQKHINAQCAKLNRSIKDICSAHLSDNKHIGIVGGDHSVPLGLIEALCEKHDSFGILHIDAHADLRDSYEGFEFSHASIMFNVLKHKNISKLVQVAIRDVSAPEVLLSETDKRISVFSDYHLKEAEYNGKTWNQQCLEIVEQLPEKVYISFDIDGLTPDLCPNTGTPVPGGLDFNKVIHLLHVLHRSGKTIVGFDLCEVAPGKDNDWDANVGTRVLYKLCQISINNEQLRITNTVS; encoded by the coding sequence GTGAATAAAAACTCATTTAACCCACACGATACAGGAATAAAAAATGGAAACTATTTCGGTTTCCCCAATAATCCTGATTCTTGCGATGTCCTGCTAATAAGCGTTCCGTGGGACGTTACTGTCTCATACAGACATGGGACATCACTCGGTCCAGAGTCAATAATTGAAGCATCTGTACAGTTAGATTTCTTCGATTACGAGATTAAAAATGCTTGGGAAACATCAATTGCTTCACTGCCAATTAGCAATGAAATAAAAAAGCAAAACTCTGAACTTAGAAAGCTTGCAGAAGAGATAATCCAAAAATTGGAACTTGGAGAGCCTTTAGACGAAAAACTAATTAATAATCAGAAGCATATAAACGCTCAATGCGCAAAGCTAAACCGCTCAATAAAAGATATTTGCTCCGCTCACTTATCCGACAATAAACATATTGGAATTGTAGGTGGCGACCACAGTGTTCCGTTAGGTTTGATTGAAGCTCTTTGCGAAAAACACGATAGCTTTGGAATACTACATATTGACGCTCACGCCGATTTAAGAGATAGTTACGAGGGGTTTGAATTTTCTCACGCCTCAATTATGTTTAACGTATTGAAACATAAGAATATATCTAAACTCGTACAGGTTGCTATTCGTGATGTCTCTGCACCAGAGGTTCTCCTATCTGAAACTGATAAAAGAATTTCTGTTTTTTCAGACTACCATTTGAAAGAGGCTGAATACAACGGAAAAACATGGAACCAACAGTGTTTAGAGATTGTTGAACAACTGCCCGAAAAGGTCTATATCAGTTTCGATATTGACGGACTTACGCCCGACCTATGCCCAAACACAGGAACTCCCGTTCCCGGCGGATTGGATTTCAACAAAGTTATACACCTACTGCATGTTTTACACCGCAGTGGTAAAACTATTGTTGGATTCGATTTGTGCGAAGTAGCCCCCGGCAAGGATAACGATTGGGATGCGAACGTTGGGACGAGGGTTTTATATAAACTTTGCCAGATATCAATTAACAATGAACAATTACGAATTACGAATACGGTTAGCTGA
- a CDS encoding GNAT family N-acetyltransferase, with protein sequence MDISNIKLRTNINKEDLITLPEITKLSEYFYDEEVEIVEEIANETYNNPICGYLWVIAEVDNKTVGFATYGKVPGSFHSWDLYWIVTGKSLKGCGIGKKILNFVESEVVKNSGKLLIAETSGRELYYDTRAFYIACGYMLEAVIKEFYGPSDDKMFYVKRF encoded by the coding sequence ATGGATATCAGCAATATAAAACTACGCACAAATATCAATAAAGAAGATCTTATCACATTACCAGAAATAACTAAGCTAAGTGAATACTTTTACGATGAAGAGGTTGAAATTGTTGAAGAAATTGCAAATGAAACATATAACAACCCAATATGTGGGTATTTATGGGTAATTGCCGAAGTTGACAATAAAACTGTTGGATTTGCAACATACGGCAAAGTTCCAGGCTCATTCCATTCTTGGGATTTATATTGGATAGTAACTGGTAAATCGCTTAAAGGGTGCGGTATTGGTAAAAAAATTTTAAATTTTGTTGAGTCTGAAGTGGTAAAAAACAGTGGGAAATTACTAATTGCCGAAACCAGCGGAAGGGAGTTATATTACGATACTCGAGCATTTTATATTGCATGCGGATATATGTTAGAAGCTGTTATTAAAGAGTTTTACGGTCCGTCTGATGACAAAATGTTTTATGTGAAAAGGTTTTAA
- a CDS encoding DUF58 domain-containing protein: MQTSDLLKKVRKIEIKTRGLTRQVFAGRYHSAFKGRGMTFSEVREYQYGDPIRDIDWNVTARFNHPYVKVFEEERELTVMLIVDLSGSRNFGSDSIMKRDLMTELAAVLSFSAIQNNDKVGVIFFTNKIEKFIPPKKGRTHILRIITELLTFEPEEQGTDINNALEFFTGAIKKRCTAFLISDFIDTGYERSMMIANNKHDLVALRISDPLEDALPNVGLIRMLDAETNKEFWVDTSRTKNRELYQQWKEKLSQYFSKSITRSGVDSVDIRTDEDYVIPLMKMFKMRSM, from the coding sequence TTGCAAACAAGTGATTTATTAAAAAAAGTCCGTAAGATTGAGATTAAAACCAGAGGTCTTACTCGACAGGTTTTTGCCGGTAGATATCATTCCGCATTTAAAGGTAGGGGAATGACATTTAGCGAGGTTCGCGAATATCAATACGGCGACCCGATTCGGGATATAGACTGGAACGTCACGGCTCGTTTCAATCACCCGTATGTAAAGGTTTTTGAAGAGGAACGAGAGTTAACCGTAATGTTGATTGTAGATTTAAGCGGCTCGCGCAACTTCGGTTCCGACAGTATAATGAAGCGTGATTTGATGACCGAACTCGCAGCTGTGCTATCGTTCTCGGCAATTCAAAATAACGATAAAGTTGGAGTTATTTTCTTTACAAATAAGATAGAAAAATTTATTCCACCTAAAAAAGGACGTACACATATATTGCGGATTATCACCGAGTTACTAACTTTTGAACCCGAAGAACAAGGAACCGATATTAACAATGCATTGGAGTTTTTCACGGGAGCAATAAAAAAGCGTTGCACAGCCTTTCTTATATCCGATTTTATTGATACAGGCTACGAACGTTCCATGATGATAGCCAACAACAAGCACGATTTAGTTGCTCTAAGAATTAGTGATCCGCTTGAAGACGCTTTGCCAAATGTAGGATTGATTAGAATGTTGGACGCCGAAACTAACAAAGAGTTTTGGGTTGATACTTCAAGAACCAAAAACCGCGAGCTATATCAACAATGGAAAGAGAAATTGAGTCAATATTTTTCCAAGTCAATTACTCGAAGTGGTGTTGACTCTGTTGATATACGAACAGACGAGGATTATGTAATACCTTTAATGAAAATGTTTAAAATGCGTTCGATGTAA
- a CDS encoding ATP-grasp domain-containing protein, with translation MKIAILYNKVSENAADDESDVLDQVELVENNLIKLGHTVKHIQITLDMQSTKNELIDGDYDAVFNLAESIDNHGELITFGPALVDVLKIPYSGSSYEAIFLTTNKPVTKILLEHSSILTPQTISPQNINAIDINKRYIIKPIWEDGSLFLDEDCVVYGKELIDRIIDIDFRYFFVEQYIDGREFNISILAQLSKEPQVLKPAEIVFKNYSGDKPKIVGYSAKWAEESFEYKNTVREFPSIGQTLHDKLNKVCTDCWKLFKLKGYARVDIRLDEHENPYVLEINANPCISPDSGFVAALKESGITETEAIERIINDLNN, from the coding sequence ATGAAAATAGCAATTTTATATAACAAAGTCAGCGAAAATGCCGCCGATGATGAGAGTGATGTTTTAGATCAGGTTGAGTTAGTTGAAAATAATCTTATAAAACTTGGACACACAGTTAAGCATATACAGATAACTTTGGATATGCAAAGCACTAAAAATGAACTTATTGACGGAGATTACGATGCTGTTTTTAATCTTGCTGAAAGTATTGACAATCACGGAGAGTTAATCACTTTTGGACCTGCATTAGTTGATGTCCTAAAAATTCCATATTCAGGCTCATCTTATGAAGCGATATTTTTGACGACCAATAAGCCTGTAACAAAAATTCTGTTAGAACATAGCAGTATTCTTACGCCTCAGACAATTTCACCTCAGAATATCAACGCAATAGATATAAATAAAAGATATATAATAAAGCCTATCTGGGAAGATGGCTCGCTGTTTCTTGACGAGGATTGCGTTGTGTATGGCAAAGAACTGATTGATAGAATAATAGATATTGATTTCAGATACTTTTTTGTGGAACAATATATTGACGGGAGAGAGTTCAATATCAGCATATTAGCACAGTTGTCTAAAGAGCCACAAGTGCTAAAACCTGCTGAAATTGTTTTTAAAAATTATTCTGGCGATAAACCGAAAATTGTTGGATACTCAGCAAAGTGGGCGGAAGAGAGTTTTGAATACAAAAACACGGTTAGAGAGTTCCCTTCTATTGGCCAAACCCTTCATGATAAGCTAAATAAAGTTTGTACAGACTGTTGGAAACTGTTTAAACTTAAGGGTTATGCTCGTGTTGACATTCGCTTAGACGAGCACGAAAACCCTTATGTTCTTGAGATTAACGCAAACCCCTGCATAAGCCCCGACAGTGGCTTTGTGGCTGCATTAAAAGAGAGTGGAATTACAGAAACAGAGGCTATTGAACGGATAATTAATGATTTGAATAACTAA
- a CDS encoding ATP-grasp domain-containing protein, with protein MFIGLTYDLKSLYLSQGYLPDQVAEFDSEETISAIENTLNLLGHKTERIGNIHELTIALAKRKRWDLVFNIAEGMFGRGREAQIPALLEAFEIPFTFSDSLTMALTLEKSATKRFLRDQGISTGAFWVIDSMDELKKPNFNYPLFVKPVAEGSGKGIDEAPIVNNFRELKADVEKLLTIYGQRVLIEEYLPGREFTVGIVGTGKNAKVIGNIEIIFTDPKSNKIYNLETKNDYENRVIYKPCSGPLSKALHELALKTYRLLNCRDAGRVDIKLNKVGVPTFLEINPLAGINPIHSDLPILSRMNGLDYTELIRLIIASASERVVNNKHVLFDYYSTIGKSVKNRNTQK; from the coding sequence ATGTTTATTGGATTAACTTACGACTTAAAGTCATTATACCTGTCACAAGGTTACCTGCCGGACCAGGTTGCTGAATTTGATTCAGAGGAGACAATTTCAGCCATTGAAAACACACTAAACTTATTGGGACACAAAACCGAACGCATTGGCAATATTCATGAACTTACAATAGCATTAGCAAAAAGGAAGCGCTGGGATTTAGTATTTAACATCGCAGAGGGCATGTTTGGTCGCGGACGTGAAGCACAAATTCCTGCTCTATTGGAAGCGTTCGAAATTCCATTTACCTTCTCCGATTCATTAACGATGGCACTTACACTTGAAAAATCTGCAACAAAAAGATTTTTAAGAGATCAAGGTATTAGCACGGGAGCTTTCTGGGTAATCGATTCTATGGATGAGTTGAAGAAGCCTAATTTCAATTATCCGTTATTTGTTAAACCTGTTGCAGAGGGCAGCGGTAAGGGCATCGATGAAGCGCCTATCGTGAATAATTTTCGTGAACTAAAAGCTGACGTTGAAAAATTGCTTACAATATATGGTCAGAGAGTGCTGATTGAGGAATACTTACCTGGTAGGGAATTTACTGTTGGTATTGTGGGTACAGGGAAAAACGCCAAAGTTATCGGTAATATCGAAATTATTTTCACAGATCCAAAAAGTAACAAGATTTACAACCTTGAAACTAAAAACGATTATGAAAACAGGGTTATATACAAACCATGTTCGGGTCCTCTCTCAAAAGCCTTACACGAGCTTGCTTTAAAAACCTACCGACTACTAAACTGCCGCGATGCTGGACGAGTTGATATTAAACTTAATAAAGTTGGAGTTCCAACATTTTTAGAAATCAATCCATTAGCAGGAATTAATCCCATACACAGCGATTTGCCAATACTATCAAGAATGAATGGACTTGACTATACAGAACTAATCAGGCTAATAATAGCATCGGCTTCGGAAAGAGTTGTAAATAATAAACATGTGTTGTTTGATTACTATTCTACTATCGGAAAATCAGTCAAAAATCGCAACACACAAAAATGA
- a CDS encoding AAA domain-containing protein gives MNSTVDIRELNERIKLESAFTELIILEMNKVIVGQKKLVESLLIGLLSDGHILLEGVPGLAKTLAISTLAQTVDAGFNRIQFTPDLLPADVIGTMIYSQKKETFEVKKGPVFTNFVLADEINRAPAKVQSALLEAMQEKQVTIGDTTHKLPNPFLVLATQNPIEQEGTYPLPEAQMDRFMLKAVVDYPAIEEEKLIMRQNLLKEYPKANKVVTADEIVKAREVVKEVYLDEKIEKYIVDIVFATRFPDQYKLPELKEMIFYGGSPRASISMARAAKAYAFIKRRGYVIPEDIRSVCHDVLRHRIGVTYQAEAENITSEDIIDQVLNTIEVP, from the coding sequence ATGAATTCGACAGTTGATATTCGTGAACTAAATGAGCGTATAAAATTAGAGAGCGCATTTACTGAGCTTATTATTCTGGAAATGAATAAGGTAATCGTAGGGCAAAAAAAATTAGTTGAGAGCCTTTTAATAGGCTTGTTGTCCGATGGACATATTTTACTCGAAGGCGTGCCCGGATTAGCAAAAACATTGGCAATTAGCACATTAGCTCAAACGGTTGATGCCGGTTTTAACCGCATTCAATTTACTCCCGACCTTTTGCCTGCAGACGTTATCGGCACAATGATTTACAGTCAAAAGAAAGAGACCTTTGAAGTAAAAAAAGGACCTGTTTTTACAAATTTCGTTTTGGCTGATGAGATTAACCGTGCGCCTGCTAAAGTTCAGAGTGCTTTGCTCGAAGCAATGCAGGAAAAGCAAGTAACAATCGGCGATACAACGCATAAGCTTCCAAATCCTTTTTTGGTATTGGCAACGCAAAACCCAATTGAGCAAGAGGGAACATATCCACTACCTGAAGCGCAAATGGACCGTTTTATGCTCAAAGCGGTTGTTGATTATCCTGCCATAGAAGAAGAGAAGCTGATAATGCGACAAAACTTATTAAAAGAGTATCCAAAAGCCAACAAAGTTGTTACAGCTGACGAGATTGTTAAAGCTCGTGAAGTTGTAAAAGAGGTCTATTTAGACGAAAAAATAGAGAAATATATTGTTGATATTGTGTTTGCTACACGATTTCCAGATCAATATAAACTGCCCGAGTTAAAAGAGATGATATTTTATGGAGGCTCTCCTCGTGCAAGTATCAGTATGGCTCGCGCGGCAAAGGCTTATGCTTTTATCAAACGCCGTGGATATGTTATACCTGAGGATATCAGAAGCGTGTGCCACGATGTTTTAAGACACAGAATAGGTGTTACATATCAAGCTGAAGCAGAGAATATTACCTCTGAGGATATTATTGATCAAGTGCTAAATACAATTGAGGTGCCATAG
- a CDS encoding glycosyltransferase family 39 protein, giving the protein MGLKIKDKNYIIISVLGIIIFSLFLGQVNLFDWDEINFAESAREMLVTGDFLTVQINFEPFWEKPPLFIWMQALSMWIFGVNEFAARFPNAICGVVTLLVLYRMGKEMKNKTFGIIWVLSYACSFLPFFYFKSGIIDPWFNLFIFLGIYHATKYADKDYTGRRTRQAILSGLFIGLGTLTKGPVAILIFALVGAILLIIRKFEIKFKIKDILLFIGVLAFTGGFWFILQILTGNYHVMADFIEYQIRLFKTQDAGHGGFLLYHFVVVFLGVFPASIFALLGLRKPKSITDYEKHIRQVMIILLFTVLILFTIVKTKILHYSSLAYFPVTYLATWSIYEIVNKKHRVKWWTNVLIILVALIFAIPMFLISVFDNIKPWLLVKGRIKDVFAVANLQADVNWTGFEFIIGLVLLIGVLYYLLTIKINIKRGLLAIAISSFLYINLTLIFVITKVEGYTQRAAIDFYKSMQDADVYVETLGFKSYAHYFYTLKPKSESLESSNKDWLINGHVDKDVYFVSKNDRVENYLNKYPNLKVIGEKNGFVFITRKDVLKTDYDKE; this is encoded by the coding sequence TTGGGTTTAAAAATTAAAGACAAAAACTATATAATTATCTCTGTATTAGGTATAATTATATTTTCGTTATTTTTAGGTCAGGTTAATCTGTTTGACTGGGACGAAATTAATTTTGCAGAGTCAGCCAGAGAGATGTTGGTAACAGGCGACTTTCTGACAGTCCAAATTAATTTCGAGCCGTTTTGGGAAAAACCTCCGCTCTTTATATGGATGCAGGCACTATCAATGTGGATATTTGGTGTAAATGAATTTGCAGCACGTTTCCCAAATGCAATATGCGGTGTTGTTACACTATTAGTCCTTTACAGAATGGGTAAAGAGATGAAAAACAAAACTTTTGGGATTATTTGGGTCTTAAGTTATGCATGCTCGTTTCTGCCATTTTTCTATTTCAAATCAGGAATAATTGACCCGTGGTTCAATCTGTTTATTTTCCTGGGTATATATCATGCAACGAAATACGCAGATAAGGATTATACGGGAAGAAGAACACGTCAGGCAATCCTGTCGGGTCTGTTTATTGGTTTAGGTACTCTTACAAAAGGTCCTGTCGCAATTTTAATCTTTGCTTTGGTTGGGGCTATATTGTTGATTATTAGGAAATTTGAAATTAAATTCAAAATTAAAGATATATTACTCTTCATAGGTGTTTTAGCTTTTACAGGTGGCTTTTGGTTTATCCTACAGATATTAACAGGAAACTATCATGTAATGGCTGATTTTATAGAGTATCAAATCAGACTTTTTAAAACGCAGGATGCCGGACATGGAGGCTTTTTATTATACCATTTTGTGGTAGTCTTTTTGGGTGTTTTCCCTGCCTCTATTTTTGCTTTGTTGGGATTACGTAAGCCAAAATCAATAACAGATTACGAGAAACATATTCGTCAAGTAATGATAATTCTATTGTTTACGGTTTTGATTCTATTTACCATAGTAAAAACCAAGATATTACACTACTCATCGCTTGCTTATTTTCCTGTCACATATCTTGCAACATGGAGCATTTATGAAATTGTTAATAAAAAGCACCGGGTAAAATGGTGGACAAATGTTTTGATTATCCTTGTTGCCCTGATTTTTGCAATACCAATGTTTCTTATATCTGTTTTTGATAATATTAAGCCTTGGTTATTGGTTAAGGGCAGAATAAAAGATGTCTTTGCAGTTGCCAACTTGCAAGCAGATGTTAATTGGACGGGATTTGAATTTATTATCGGTTTAGTATTGTTGATAGGGGTGCTATATTATTTATTAACGATTAAAATAAATATTAAACGTGGTTTGTTAGCTATTGCTATATCCTCATTTTTATATATCAATCTTACGCTTATATTCGTGATTACCAAAGTTGAAGGATATACACAACGAGCAGCAATTGATTTCTATAAATCAATGCAAGATGCTGATGTATATGTCGAAACGCTTGGATTTAAAAGCTATGCACACTATTTTTACACGTTAAAACCTAAAAGTGAAAGCTTAGAAAGTAGTAATAAAGATTGGCTGATAAATGGGCATGTTGATAAAGATGTATATTTTGTGTCGAAAAATGATAGGGTGGAAAATTATTTAAACAAATATCCAAATTTAAAAGTGATAGGTGAGAAAAACGGATTTGTATTTATCACCAGAAAAGATGTTTTAAAAACCGATTATGATAAAGAATAA